AGATTCTCGACGTGCCGTTGGCGAAAATCGGCGGGAAAGGGCTGTTCACCAAGGAACTGGAAGATCGCATGATTGCGGGGGAAGCCGATATCGCCGTGCATTCGATGAAAGACGTGCCGATGGAATTGCCGGAAGGGTTTGCGTTGGGCGCCATTTTGGAGCGTCACGAACCGACCGATGCCTTTGTGTCCAATCATTATGAACGTTTTGACGATTTACCGCAGGGTGCGGTTTTGGGGACGTCCAGCCTGCGTCGCAAAGCGCAGTTGATGGCCGCTCGTCCCGATTTGGTGGTCAAGGATTTGCGCGGCAATGTCGGCACGCGTCTGGGCAAGTTGGATGCCGGTGAATACGATGCCATCGTTTTGGCCACTTCGGGTTTGAAACGTTTGGAACTGGATGAGCGAATTCGTCACGAATTGGCGCCGGAAACCTGTTTGCCGGCCGTGTCGCAAGGCACCTTGGGCATTGAATATTTTGAAAAAGAGGACGATGTTTTGGCCTTGATTCAAGTGCTGAATCATCGTGACACCGAAATCCGCACCCGTGCG
The nucleotide sequence above comes from Hydrogenovibrio thermophilus. Encoded proteins:
- the hemC gene encoding hydroxymethylbilane synthase, encoding MKKTLRIATRKSPLAMWQAEFVKAELEKAHPGLTVELLPMSTKGDKILDVPLAKIGGKGLFTKELEDRMIAGEADIAVHSMKDVPMELPEGFALGAILERHEPTDAFVSNHYERFDDLPQGAVLGTSSLRRKAQLMAARPDLVVKDLRGNVGTRLGKLDAGEYDAIVLATSGLKRLELDERIRHELAPETCLPAVSQGTLGIEYFEKEDDVLALIQVLNHRDTEIRTRAERAMNHRLEGGCQVPIGVYAELEGDEIYLRGLVGALDGSEIIRAEATGPQTDPETLGVGVAEDLLAQGAGAILQEVYGQA